The following are encoded in a window of Patescibacteria group bacterium genomic DNA:
- a CDS encoding ATP-binding protein: MSFYAISALINALTSLILGVIILRKKKSNINISFVLFCFSVAFWSVAYFLWQVADNSQSALLWCKILTVFSLFIPLFYLRFTLFYLEADKILYNRILLYVGYLFVVFLAFISPSDLLVERISSKLSFKFWPVAGSLYWLFLLMFFSFVVYSVVLFIVNYKYSIGAKRLQIKFLLLGTGIGFLGGSTNFFLWYNIPILPIGNILVSLYVILTAYAIIAHRLMDIKLVMRRYSVYLSSLISILLAAVGIKYFFDRYFTQYSDWANLFMLIGSISVYPSIRHRFYRLANKYFFSSLYDSSEVIATLSEKLRSTLEAEKIYGYIFDTLSSAFHAKAIGILTYSEKTKKYIINYNNGFNTGGQQEFDEDKKLNEIYIKRNRTIITDDIKTQFKNNKTLGILLKLGVEILTPLNVKDKTIGLIALGAKESGDMYNEEDLKVLEVVGAQTAIALENALLYKETKNFSVKMEKEVEKATRDLRKANIQLKKLDAAKSEFISIASHQLRTPLTVIKGYISMMLEGNFGALTKPETESLEKVFLSNERLIQLVENLLNISRIESGRLQFDFQEVDLNKMAESVVEELSGNAKKKNLILQYKPPAKPLPLLKIDEEKIRQVVMNLIDNGIKYTKQGSVTVKLEQAGNKIKFCVADSGMGIRPEDMVNLFKKFSRGTGTSLIHTEGTGLGLYVARMMIEAHHGKIWAESDGEGKGSRFCFELPTK; encoded by the coding sequence ATGAGTTTTTACGCTATTTCGGCATTAATAAATGCTTTAACCAGTTTAATTTTAGGCGTAATTATTTTACGCAAAAAGAAATCTAATATAAATATTAGTTTTGTTTTATTTTGTTTTAGCGTAGCTTTTTGGAGCGTCGCTTATTTTTTATGGCAGGTTGCCGACAATTCTCAAAGCGCATTATTATGGTGTAAAATTTTAACAGTTTTTTCACTTTTTATTCCATTATTTTATTTAAGGTTTACTTTGTTTTATTTAGAAGCAGATAAAATATTATATAATAGAATTTTGTTATATGTTGGATATTTATTTGTTGTATTTTTAGCTTTTATATCACCTAGCGACTTATTAGTCGAAAGGATTTCTTCAAAATTATCTTTTAAATTTTGGCCTGTGGCGGGTAGTTTGTATTGGTTATTTTTATTAATGTTTTTTAGCTTCGTTGTTTATTCTGTAGTTTTGTTTATAGTTAATTATAAATATTCTATCGGGGCTAAAAGATTGCAAATTAAATTTTTGCTTCTAGGGACAGGCATAGGTTTTTTAGGCGGTTCAACAAATTTTTTTCTTTGGTATAATATACCGATTTTACCAATTGGAAATATTTTAGTATCATTGTACGTTATTTTAACCGCCTACGCCATTATCGCTCATCGCCTCATGGATATTAAATTGGTGATGCGGCGCTACTCGGTTTATTTATCTTCGTTAATTTCAATACTGCTAGCCGCGGTTGGCATAAAATATTTTTTTGACAGATATTTTACTCAATATTCCGACTGGGCGAATCTTTTTATGTTAATAGGGTCAATTTCTGTTTATCCGTCCATCAGACACCGTTTTTACCGCCTGGCCAATAAATATTTTTTCTCTTCGTTATACGATAGCAGTGAAGTAATCGCCACGCTATCGGAAAAACTGCGCTCCACTTTAGAGGCGGAAAAAATTTACGGCTATATTTTTGACACCTTGTCCAGCGCTTTCCATGCCAAAGCCATCGGCATTTTAACTTACAGTGAGAAAACCAAGAAATATATCATAAATTACAATAACGGCTTTAACACGGGCGGACAGCAAGAATTTGATGAGGATAAAAAATTAAATGAAATTTATATAAAGAGAAACCGAACTATTATTACCGATGACATAAAAACGCAATTTAAAAATAATAAAACTTTAGGCATACTGCTTAAATTAGGGGTTGAGATATTAACCCCCTTAAACGTTAAAGATAAAACCATCGGCCTAATCGCTCTAGGCGCTAAAGAGTCGGGCGATATGTATAATGAAGAAGATTTAAAGGTTTTAGAAGTGGTCGGGGCGCAAACCGCCATTGCCCTAGAAAACGCCTTACTATACAAAGAAACCAAAAATTTCAGCGTTAAAATGGAAAAAGAAGTGGAAAAAGCCACGCGCGATTTAAGAAAAGCCAACATCCAGCTAAAAAAGCTTGACGCGGCCAAATCGGAATTTATTTCCATCGCTTCGCATCAACTGCGCACGCCGCTAACCGTGATTAAAGGCTATATTTCCATGATGCTAGAAGGCAATTTCGGCGCCTTAACCAAGCCGGAAACCGAATCTTTAGAAAAAGTTTTTTTATCCAACGAAAGGTTAATTCAGCTGGTGGAAAATCTGCTGAATATCTCCCGCATTGAATCCGGCCGCCTGCAGTTTGATTTCCAGGAAGTTGATTTAAACAAGATGGCCGAGAGCGTCGTAGAGGAATTATCCGGCAACGCCAAAAAGAAAAATTTGATTTTGCAATACAAGCCGCCGGCTAAGCCTCTGCCGCTTTTAAAAATTGACGAGGAAAAAATCAGGCAGGTAGTCATGAATTTGATTGATAACGGCATAAAATACACTAAGCAGGGCAGTGTGACGGTTAAGCTTGAACAGGCGGGAAATAAAATAAAATTTTGCGTGGCTGATTCGGGCATGGGCATTAGGCCGGAAGATATGGTAAATCTGTTTAAGAAATTTTCCCGCGGCACCGGCACGTCGCTGATCCATACCGAAGGCACAGGATTGGGTCTGTACGTGGCGCGCATGATGATTGAAGCGCACCACGGCAAGATCTGGGCCGAGTCGGACGGCGAAGGCAAGGGCAGTAGGTTTTGCTTTGAGTTGCCAACAAAATAG
- a CDS encoding MFS transporter, with product MVLSKRRVIFEFWPFFIYKFLKGACFITSITFFLYFREKGIDFFKASFLLSILFLLPIFFEIITGAIADTFGRKFSVLTGIAGEILILLAIIYTANYFLLIGFFVLWGIITTFTTGADDAWAIELAPDELKEEYLDNFYPLSSSFYSVGMIVAGLLSGWLLFFSNNQAVWVARLIIIIITLLVLSFTKENFKKEKDGSSKFFQLKASLKKGYEFFIINANTKNIILGEFFATIALVGIGSVAMQKYLLDSGLKESNWGLVYSLSAIAGIFIPLLAIGMTKKFSNQKIYLIIVYASQIILYLSASLLLNPLFAVLLIFLHNSLEDAFNPVNSAFFQKEIPSKIRATLGSLRAASLGLAAFSGTILGGFLTNYSSGQASIFGLALLIIPAIIFYAKIKTPALQN from the coding sequence ATGGTATTATCAAAGAGAAGAGTAATATTTGAATTTTGGCCTTTTTTTATTTATAAGTTTTTAAAAGGCGCCTGCTTTATCACTAGCATAACTTTCTTTTTGTATTTCAGGGAAAAAGGAATTGATTTCTTTAAAGCTTCTTTCTTGCTTTCAATCCTTTTTTTATTGCCGATTTTTTTTGAAATAATCACCGGGGCAATCGCCGACACATTCGGCCGTAAATTTTCAGTGCTAACCGGCATCGCCGGGGAAATATTGATTCTTTTAGCAATTATTTATACCGCTAATTACTTCTTGCTTATTGGTTTTTTTGTTCTCTGGGGAATCATCACAACTTTCACAACCGGCGCCGACGACGCCTGGGCGATTGAGCTCGCACCAGACGAGTTAAAGGAAGAATATCTTGATAACTTCTACCCGCTATCATCAAGTTTCTATAGCGTTGGTATGATCGTTGCCGGTCTTTTATCGGGCTGGCTCTTGTTTTTTTCTAACAATCAGGCCGTTTGGGTTGCCCGCCTGATTATTATAATAATCACCTTGCTTGTTTTGTCTTTTACAAAAGAAAATTTTAAAAAAGAAAAGGATGGCAGCTCAAAATTTTTTCAACTCAAAGCGAGCCTTAAAAAGGGATATGAATTTTTTATCATCAACGCAAACACTAAAAATATTATTTTGGGAGAATTTTTCGCTACAATTGCCTTGGTTGGAATCGGCAGTGTGGCAATGCAAAAATATCTTTTGGATTCAGGCCTAAAAGAAAGCAACTGGGGCTTGGTTTATTCATTGTCGGCTATCGCGGGTATTTTTATACCTTTATTGGCTATCGGAATGACAAAAAAGTTTTCAAATCAAAAAATTTATCTTATTATCGTTTATGCTTCCCAAATTATTTTATATCTTTCCGCCAGTCTTTTGCTTAATCCCCTGTTTGCCGTTTTATTAATTTTTCTTCATAACAGCCTGGAAGATGCCTTCAACCCGGTTAACTCGGCCTTTTTTCAAAAAGAGATCCCATCGAAAATCAGAGCCACCCTCGGCTCTCTCCGGGCCGCCTCGCTTGGCCTAGCCGCCTTTAGCGGCACAATTCTTGGCGGTTTTTTAACAAATTATAGCAGCGGTCAAGCGTCAATCTTCGGCCTTGCCCTGCTGATTATTCCAGCAATCATTTTCTATGCTAAAATTAAAACACCTGCCTTACAAAATTAA
- a CDS encoding ATP-binding protein: MITSQDLALKNGWWENNQYKAEEAKWEKRDLYEVIINNLGHPLMLNIVGLRRVGKSTIVKQLIGRLIEEKVQPKNIFYFLFDYASQIQKAEFLDEVLSVYFRDIIARPSLALDELVYILLDEIQYIEDWQSVLKKYYDLSGKKIKFIVTGSQSVLLRGKYRESLAGRIFDFYLPPMSFREFAKINYGRANLAEKFDLFELPKQFGKLSIYNTHHGKEIADLSREYITVGQFPETRQIASPERKHEYIVESVIGKVLEDCIRIFNIEKIDQFKLITRQLINNAGSIFELKNIGQEAGVSFITLNKYLEYLKDSYVVEVLYKYHKSPIKQGRILKKLYTPCINFTCALNHFRADHVDEVPQAFGKIIENVVYNVFELKYKTNKLIDSLSFWRQGEKEIDFIININNKYLPVEVKFSNNISSKELSVLADYIKAKKLGYGVVVTKSEMDRKEVNGQVLYFIPYYLILLMI, from the coding sequence ATTTGGGGCACCCTTTAATGCTTAATATCGTTGGCTTGCGGCGCGTTGGCAAGAGTACGATTGTTAAGCAATTAATCGGCCGGCTGATAGAAGAAAAAGTTCAACCAAAAAATATTTTTTATTTTTTATTTGATTATGCCAGTCAAATACAAAAGGCGGAATTTCTTGATGAGGTTCTGTCTGTTTATTTTAGAGATATTATAGCTAGGCCGAGCCTCGCCTTAGATGAACTGGTCTATATTTTATTGGACGAGATTCAATATATTGAAGATTGGCAATCAGTTTTGAAAAAATACTATGATTTGTCCGGTAAAAAAATTAAGTTTATTGTTACCGGCTCGCAAAGCGTTTTATTAAGGGGCAAGTATCGGGAAAGTCTGGCTGGCAGAATTTTTGATTTTTATCTACCGCCGATGTCATTCAGGGAGTTCGCAAAAATTAATTATGGTAGAGCTAATTTAGCGGAAAAATTTGATTTGTTTGAATTGCCGAAACAGTTCGGAAAATTAAGCATTTATAACACCCACCACGGCAAGGAAATTGCCGATTTGAGCAGAGAATATATAACTGTCGGCCAATTTCCCGAAACCAGGCAAATTGCCAGTCCGGAAAGAAAGCACGAATATATCGTCGAATCGGTGATAGGCAAAGTATTGGAGGACTGCATTCGTATTTTTAATATTGAAAAAATCGACCAATTCAAATTGATTACGCGCCAATTAATCAATAATGCCGGCTCAATTTTCGAGCTAAAGAATATCGGCCAAGAGGCCGGAGTGTCTTTTATAACTTTAAATAAATATTTGGAATATTTGAAAGACAGTTATGTCGTGGAAGTACTTTATAAATATCACAAAAGTCCGATTAAGCAAGGCAGAATTTTAAAAAAATTATATACTCCCTGCATTAACTTTACCTGCGCTCTTAATCATTTCAGGGCGGATCACGTCGATGAAGTTCCGCAGGCTTTTGGAAAAATTATTGAGAATGTGGTTTATAACGTGTTTGAATTAAAATATAAAACTAATAAATTAATAGATAGCTTGAGTTTTTGGCGGCAAGGAGAAAAGGAAATAGATTTTATAATTAATATTAATAATAAATACTTGCCGGTTGAAGTTAAATTTTCAAACAATATCAGCTCTAAAGAACTTTCGGTTTTGGCAGATTATATAAAGGCGAAAAAGCTGGGATACGGAGTGGTTGTAACAAAAAGTGAAATGGATAGAAAAGAAGTGAACGGCCAGGTTTTGTATTTTATTCCATACTATTTAATTTTATTAATGATATAA